Proteins found in one bacterium genomic segment:
- a CDS encoding LLM class flavin-dependent oxidoreductase codes for MRFALTLPNRGVLFGVTTPEQMLRMSETAERSGLFQDVWVGDSLLGKPRMESITLMAGIAARTTRVRIAPACMASFPLRDPVLLAYQWASLDLLAGGRTLLIACTGIVPQAGGAVEAAHYGLDNKARVERLVEWITILKRLWTEDEVSFEGKHYRLQGITIEPKPAAKPRPPIWIANNASGPRERIERTHRRVARHADGWQTSLSDPEDVQWRLEDVRGKARELGRNPDELETSLYHNIHVNEDREAALAESKRFLDAYYMVDFPPQRVASWTAAGSPAQCIEHLNVYARMGIHTVGLRCTGWDQMGQLRRVIEEVLPHVEGAH; via the coding sequence ATGAGGTTCGCGCTGACGCTACCGAACCGCGGGGTGTTGTTCGGCGTGACTACACCCGAGCAGATGCTCCGGATGAGCGAGACGGCCGAGCGCTCGGGCCTGTTCCAGGACGTGTGGGTCGGCGACAGTCTGCTCGGGAAGCCGCGGATGGAGTCGATCACCCTCATGGCCGGAATCGCCGCGCGCACCACGCGGGTCCGGATCGCGCCCGCCTGCATGGCCAGTTTCCCGCTTCGCGATCCGGTGCTGCTGGCCTATCAGTGGGCGAGCCTCGATCTGCTCGCGGGCGGCCGCACCCTCCTGATCGCCTGCACCGGGATCGTCCCCCAGGCTGGCGGCGCCGTGGAGGCCGCGCACTACGGCCTCGACAATAAGGCGCGGGTCGAACGGCTCGTGGAGTGGATCACGATCCTCAAGCGGCTGTGGACGGAAGACGAGGTCAGCTTCGAGGGCAAACATTACCGCCTGCAGGGGATCACCATCGAGCCCAAACCCGCGGCCAAACCGCGGCCGCCGATCTGGATCGCGAACAACGCGTCGGGGCCGCGCGAACGGATCGAGCGGACGCACCGCCGCGTCGCCCGTCATGCCGACGGATGGCAGACGTCGCTGTCGGATCCCGAGGACGTGCAGTGGCGGCTCGAGGATGTCCGCGGGAAGGCGCGCGAGCTGGGGCGGAATCCCGACGAGCTTGAGACGAGTCTCTATCACAACATCCACGTGAACGAGGATCGGGAAGCCGCGCTGGCCGAGTCGAAACGATTCCTGGACGCGTACTACATGGTGGACTTTCCTCCGCAGCGGGTCGCCAGCTGGACCGCCGCGGGATCACCGGCGCAGTGCATCGAGCACCTCAACGTCTACGCCCGGATGGGCATTCACACGGTCGGGCTGCGGTGCACCGGCTGGGATCAGATGGGACAGCTCCGCCGCGTCATCGAGGAGGTCCTGCCGCACGTCGAGGGCGCCCACTAA
- a CDS encoding VOC family protein: MRYHWATGTGFYSPQEGVPAIALPIPAGRAGLVPARRERGFVMADHRPRVSTDHVLVAIRDLADAARRFATVYGLRALPGGRHPGVGTANMIVPLGSAYLEFIAVVDPEEAQRSPTTRRITRAIEEGRTFATWAVRTENLDALRDHLRGAGLDLAPPVAGARERPDGVTIRWRTQLLVPPGEASVLPFVIEWQVPPEQHPARAAVDHPSRARGIRTVRLGDPDPAAASARFRALLGDDPSVVVDRAATSGVLAVELDAPDGVLTIS; the protein is encoded by the coding sequence ATGCGGTATCATTGGGCGACCGGAACCGGCTTCTACAGCCCGCAAGAAGGCGTGCCCGCGATCGCACTGCCGATTCCCGCCGGTCGCGCAGGACTGGTGCCGGCGCGGCGAGAACGCGGCTTCGTCATGGCCGATCACCGTCCGCGCGTGTCCACGGATCACGTCCTAGTCGCGATCCGCGACCTCGCCGATGCCGCCCGGCGGTTTGCGACGGTGTACGGTCTGCGGGCGCTGCCGGGCGGACGCCACCCCGGCGTCGGCACGGCCAACATGATCGTGCCGCTGGGGTCCGCGTACCTTGAGTTCATCGCGGTCGTCGATCCCGAGGAGGCCCAACGGTCGCCCACCACCCGGCGGATTACCCGCGCGATCGAAGAGGGCCGGACCTTCGCGACGTGGGCGGTGCGCACCGAGAATCTCGATGCGCTGCGCGACCACCTCCGCGGGGCCGGGCTGGACCTCGCCCCGCCCGTCGCCGGCGCCCGGGAACGCCCGGACGGCGTCACGATCCGGTGGCGCACGCAACTCCTGGTCCCGCCCGGCGAGGCGAGCGTGCTGCCGTTTGTCATCGAATGGCAGGTGCCGCCGGAACAGCATCCCGCCCGGGCAGCGGTCGATCATCCGTCGCGGGCGCGGGGCATCCGGACGGTTCGCCTCGGCGATCCGGATCCCGCGGCCGCCTCGGCGCGGTTTCGTGCGCTCCTCGGCGACGACCCGAGCGTGGTCGTGGACCGGGCCGCCACAAGCGGCGTGCTGGCGGTGGAACTGGACGCGCCGGACGGCGTGCTCACCATCTCATAG
- a CDS encoding amidohydrolase family protein produces MGSVLLRNGRAMHLDGLRHGAAIDLGIGADGRVASASPPAARPAPRDAVPLAADFERVIDLAGAWISPAWIDLHVHCYWGATWLSIRPELVGPATGVGLAVDCGSAGEANFQGFREFIVERSDFPILAHLNISTIGLVAANRVCELPGPDVLDPERTAACVEANRDLIKGVKVRASKTVLGHWGMTPVHVAKATARALGLPLVVHIGDAPPTLDELLDLLEPGDMITHCFTGRITNALDRQPGHLRRVRARLDEGLWIDVGHGQGSFSYRTARHAIAAGVLPSTISTDLHNGNIAGPVWDMPTTMSKMLAVGMTVEDAVERSSAAPARFLRLEGWGRAAAGAPARFTVFDVAGGEERLPDSYGAVATIRRLFEPRYTVLGAEVRPAGRRTESGTAASA; encoded by the coding sequence GTGGGATCGGTGCTGTTGCGAAACGGCCGGGCGATGCATCTCGACGGTTTGCGGCACGGTGCGGCGATCGATCTCGGGATCGGCGCCGACGGCCGCGTCGCGTCGGCGTCGCCCCCCGCGGCGCGGCCGGCCCCGCGTGATGCCGTCCCATTGGCGGCGGATTTCGAGCGCGTCATCGACCTGGCAGGCGCCTGGATCTCGCCGGCATGGATCGACCTGCACGTGCACTGCTACTGGGGGGCGACGTGGCTCTCGATCCGCCCGGAGCTCGTGGGTCCCGCCACCGGCGTCGGTCTCGCCGTGGACTGCGGCAGCGCGGGGGAGGCCAACTTCCAGGGGTTTCGGGAGTTCATCGTCGAGCGGTCGGACTTCCCGATCCTCGCGCACCTCAACATCAGCACGATCGGGCTCGTCGCGGCGAACCGCGTGTGCGAGCTGCCCGGGCCCGACGTCCTGGATCCGGAGCGGACCGCCGCGTGCGTCGAAGCCAACCGGGACCTCATCAAGGGCGTCAAGGTCCGCGCCAGCAAGACCGTGCTCGGCCATTGGGGGATGACGCCCGTGCACGTGGCCAAGGCGACCGCCCGCGCGCTCGGCTTGCCGCTCGTCGTCCACATCGGCGACGCGCCGCCGACGCTGGATGAGCTGCTCGACCTGCTGGAGCCCGGCGACATGATCACCCACTGCTTCACCGGCAGGATCACGAACGCGCTCGACCGGCAGCCCGGTCATCTGCGGCGCGTGCGCGCCCGTCTCGACGAGGGCCTCTGGATCGACGTCGGCCACGGCCAGGGCAGTTTCTCGTACCGCACGGCCAGGCACGCGATCGCCGCCGGGGTCTTGCCGTCCACGATCAGCACCGACCTGCACAACGGGAACATCGCCGGCCCCGTGTGGGACATGCCGACGACAATGAGCAAGATGCTCGCCGTCGGCATGACGGTGGAAGACGCCGTCGAGCGCTCGAGCGCGGCCCCGGCGCGATTCCTGCGGCTCGAGGGATGGGGCCGCGCCGCGGCCGGGGCGCCGGCCCGGTTCACCGTCTTCGACGTGGCCGGCGGCGAGGAGCGGCTGCCGGATTCCTACGGGGCCGTCGCGACGATACGGCGGCTCTTTGAGCCGCGGTACACGGTGCTCGGGGCAGAGGTGAGACCGGCCGGCCGGCGCACCGAGAGCGGAACCGCCGCCAGCGCCTAG
- a CDS encoding PfkB family carbohydrate kinase produces the protein MAHVVVCGTAVLDHRVWVTHWPPARGRTPATAYVEDLGGPGAVAAVAVARLGGSACLVGPRGADAAGERVAAFLRAHGVAIEFLRPFAGARTPVSAIVIVPGGERFIFPYAGEGLPDDPGWAPLAALHGADAVLVDSHFPRAGRALAAAAHARGLPVVLDLDSDTEAAWSLAGAATHAIADEELAARAGGVDAVLARLAAHGIWGAVTLGPAGVRHRGGHVPGFPVSVHDSTGAGDVFHGAFALALAERRAPDGALVFASAAAALRCETGRVPERRAVEEFLAAASRRGD, from the coding sequence ATGGCGCACGTCGTAGTCTGCGGTACGGCGGTGCTGGACCACCGGGTCTGGGTGACGCACTGGCCGCCGGCCCGTGGACGCACGCCCGCCACCGCGTACGTCGAAGACTTGGGCGGCCCCGGCGCCGTGGCCGCCGTCGCCGTGGCCCGGCTCGGCGGCTCGGCGTGTCTTGTCGGCCCGCGGGGCGCCGACGCGGCCGGTGAGCGCGTGGCCGCCTTCTTGCGGGCCCACGGCGTCGCGATCGAATTTCTGCGACCGTTTGCCGGCGCGCGCACGCCCGTGTCGGCCATCGTCATCGTCCCCGGGGGCGAGCGGTTCATCTTTCCGTACGCGGGGGAAGGACTGCCGGACGATCCGGGGTGGGCCCCCCTCGCCGCGCTCCATGGGGCGGACGCCGTGCTGGTGGACAGCCATTTCCCGCGTGCGGGCCGTGCCCTGGCCGCCGCGGCGCACGCCCGGGGGCTTCCCGTCGTGCTGGACCTCGATTCCGATACCGAGGCCGCATGGTCGCTCGCCGGGGCGGCCACGCACGCGATCGCCGACGAGGAGCTGGCCGCGCGCGCCGGCGGCGTGGACGCCGTGCTTGCCCGCCTCGCCGCCCACGGCATCTGGGGCGCTGTGACGCTCGGACCCGCAGGCGTTCGCCATCGCGGCGGACACGTCCCGGGATTCCCGGTTTCCGTCCATGACAGCACCGGCGCGGGGGACGTGTTTCACGGGGCGTTTGCGCTTGCGCTGGCGGAACGGCGGGCCCCGGACGGGGCGCTCGTGTTTGCCTCCGCGGCGGCGGCCCTCCGGTGCGAAACCGGCCGGGTGCCCGAGCGGCGTGCGGTCGAGGAATTCCTGGCGGCGGCGTCCCGCCGCGGTGACTAG
- a CDS encoding ABC transporter substrate-binding protein, with protein MADPTGRNTATRLTRRGLLAGAAVAGAGLAAGLDRGAPGWLGEGIAAAAPRRGGTLRIAEIGEPLTLDTVATTGDLTSTITLPVFEELFIFDAGWRIQPLLASSYTVSKDALTYSFTLRKNVPFHNGRDMTAADVVASLNRWGRVSPRGPSVYQHVDSVQASGTDTVVMKLKRPYAPLLAFLALPNGAAAIMPREIADAAGTSPVKQFVGTGPYRFVEWAPDRYVKLARFDHYAARSEPASGYAGRREALADEVMYFPVSQVATRIAGVQSGDYDVADGINQDAYASLKKDPRVVPEIIRPGSFLTFFFNKKQGLMANEKLREAVLVALDMQPIMAATFGNPDLYSLYPSIYPKGTPWYTTAGADWYNVHDVARAKALMKEAGYSGQPIRWLTTQQYDYMFKSTVVATSQLQHAGFTVDMQVLEWAGVLDHRNKPADYDLFTTSHGFVPDPALITVFSSAYPGWWDTTTKNRLLDEFTGEADPGARVKTWAKLQQLMYKEAAIVRPGEFYTLLLRSKALETFRASYWIVPWNVSAVK; from the coding sequence GTGGCGGATCCAACGGGCAGAAACACGGCGACGAGGCTCACGCGGCGCGGATTGCTGGCGGGGGCGGCGGTGGCCGGGGCGGGCCTGGCCGCGGGGTTGGACCGGGGTGCGCCGGGGTGGCTCGGCGAGGGGATCGCGGCGGCGGCGCCCCGCCGAGGCGGGACGCTCCGCATCGCGGAGATCGGCGAGCCGCTGACGCTCGACACGGTTGCGACGACCGGGGACCTCACGTCCACCATCACGCTCCCGGTCTTCGAGGAGCTGTTCATCTTCGACGCCGGCTGGCGGATCCAGCCGCTGCTCGCGTCGTCGTACACCGTGAGCAAAGACGCCCTCACGTACAGCTTCACGCTCCGCAAGAACGTGCCGTTCCACAACGGTCGCGACATGACGGCCGCGGACGTCGTCGCCTCGCTGAACCGCTGGGGCCGGGTGAGCCCGCGCGGGCCGTCCGTCTACCAGCACGTCGACAGCGTGCAGGCGTCCGGGACGGACACGGTCGTGATGAAGCTGAAGCGGCCCTACGCGCCGCTGCTGGCGTTTTTGGCGCTGCCGAACGGCGCCGCCGCGATCATGCCGCGCGAAATCGCGGACGCCGCCGGCACGAGTCCGGTCAAGCAGTTTGTCGGCACCGGCCCGTACCGCTTCGTGGAGTGGGCGCCGGACCGCTACGTCAAACTCGCGCGCTTCGATCACTACGCCGCGCGCAGCGAGCCGGCGAGCGGCTACGCCGGCAGGCGCGAGGCGCTGGCGGACGAGGTCATGTACTTCCCGGTCTCACAGGTCGCGACGCGGATTGCCGGCGTACAGAGCGGCGACTACGACGTCGCCGACGGGATTAACCAGGACGCCTATGCGTCACTCAAGAAGGACCCGCGCGTCGTGCCGGAGATCATCCGGCCCGGGTCGTTCCTGACGTTCTTCTTCAACAAGAAGCAGGGCCTCATGGCGAACGAAAAACTGCGCGAGGCCGTGCTGGTCGCGCTCGACATGCAGCCGATCATGGCCGCGACATTCGGCAACCCGGACCTGTACTCGCTCTACCCCAGCATCTACCCGAAGGGCACCCCATGGTACACGACGGCGGGCGCCGACTGGTATAACGTGCACGACGTCGCGCGGGCGAAGGCCCTGATGAAGGAGGCCGGCTACTCCGGCCAGCCGATCCGGTGGCTTACAACCCAACAGTACGATTACATGTTCAAGAGCACGGTGGTCGCCACGTCCCAGCTGCAGCACGCCGGATTCACGGTCGACATGCAGGTGCTGGAGTGGGCCGGTGTTTTGGACCACCGCAACAAACCGGCAGATTACGATCTCTTCACGACCTCGCACGGGTTCGTGCCGGATCCGGCGCTGATCACGGTGTTCAGCTCCGCCTACCCGGGGTGGTGGGACACGACGACCAAGAACCGGCTGCTCGATGAGTTCACCGGCGAAGCCGATCCGGGCGCGCGGGTGAAAACCTGGGCGAAGCTCCAGCAGCTCATGTACAAGGAGGCGGCGATCGTGCGGCCCGGCGAGTTCTACACCCTGCTGCTCCGGAGCAAGGCGCTCGAGACATTCCGGGCTTCGTACTGGATCGTGCCGTGGAACGTCTCCGCCGTGAAGTAG
- a CDS encoding ABC transporter permease: MVRRRRIVAAGLVLLLAILAAALLAPQLAPYDPLALDVPSRLTAPGPAHPFGTDEFGRDILSRTLYGARLSLAVGVLVTVLATTAGITVGLIAGTNPRADRLLMRIMDGLMAFPDILLAIALMASLGPSARNVVIALGFVYTPRIARVVRASVLVVASQEYVEAARAMGARIARILVRHVLVNTASPIIVQATFITAYAMLGEAALSFLGVGIPPQIPTWGGIISEGQVYLRQAWWISIFPGAAIVLSVLSLNLLGDGLRDYLDPRLRYS; the protein is encoded by the coding sequence ATGGTCCGGCGCCGGCGGATCGTGGCGGCGGGCTTGGTCCTGCTGCTCGCCATCCTCGCCGCCGCGCTCTTGGCGCCGCAGCTCGCGCCGTACGATCCGCTCGCGCTTGACGTTCCCTCGCGCCTCACCGCCCCGGGCCCGGCTCATCCGTTCGGCACCGACGAGTTCGGCCGCGACATTCTCAGCCGGACGCTGTACGGCGCCCGGCTGTCGCTGGCCGTCGGCGTCCTCGTCACCGTGCTCGCCACCACCGCCGGGATCACCGTGGGGCTGATCGCCGGCACGAATCCTCGGGCCGACCGTCTGCTGATGCGGATCATGGACGGCCTGATGGCGTTTCCCGACATCCTGCTGGCGATCGCGCTCATGGCCTCGCTCGGCCCCAGCGCCAGGAATGTAGTGATCGCGCTGGGGTTTGTGTACACGCCCCGGATCGCGCGGGTCGTCCGCGCCTCGGTGCTGGTCGTCGCCTCCCAGGAGTACGTCGAGGCGGCCCGCGCGATGGGCGCGCGGATCGCGCGGATCCTGGTCCGTCACGTACTCGTCAACACCGCGTCGCCCATCATCGTGCAGGCGACGTTCATCACAGCCTACGCGATGCTGGGCGAGGCGGCGCTGAGCTTCCTCGGGGTCGGCATTCCGCCGCAGATTCCGACCTGGGGCGGCATCATCAGCGAGGGCCAGGTGTATCTGCGGCAGGCCTGGTGGATCAGTATCTTTCCGGGGGCCGCGATCGTGCTGAGTGTCTTGAGCCTGAATTTGCTCGGCGACGGGCTGCGCGATTATCTCGATCCGCGCCTGAGGTATTCGTAG
- a CDS encoding aminotransferase class V-fold PLP-dependent enzyme, whose amino-acid sequence MAGRHFLQIPGPTNVPERVLRAMDRAVIDHRGPELPAIVAEAVAGLKQVFGTTRGEIVLYPGSGTGAWEASLVNTLSPGDHVLAFVNGHFSHLYAECARGLGLAVDAVDVPWGDGVPPEQVHDRLAGDTAHRYRALLVVHNETSTGVTSDLAAIRAAIDATRHPALLMVDQVSALGSIDSQFDAWKIDVALTGSQKGLMLPPGMAVLCAGPRALEAAERATMPRYFFDWRPVIREMRRGYFPYTPATLTLYGLREAVRMLLEEGLPNVLARHRRLADGVRRAVAAWGLENLCTRREWYSQSLTAVVVPDGADSDAVVRAATARLNLSLGVGLGRLKGKIFRIGHLGALNELEVLATLAGVELACTMAGITVPLGAGITACERFFAEQYAAVTAAAGARPPSV is encoded by the coding sequence ATGGCCGGCCGGCACTTTTTGCAGATCCCGGGTCCCACGAACGTGCCCGAGCGGGTGCTGCGCGCGATGGACCGCGCGGTCATCGACCACCGCGGTCCGGAGTTGCCGGCGATCGTGGCAGAAGCGGTCGCCGGGCTCAAGCAGGTCTTCGGCACGACCCGCGGCGAGATCGTGCTCTACCCGGGGTCCGGCACGGGAGCGTGGGAGGCGTCCCTCGTGAACACGCTCAGCCCCGGCGATCACGTGCTGGCGTTTGTGAACGGCCACTTCAGCCACCTCTACGCGGAGTGCGCGCGTGGGCTCGGCCTGGCCGTGGACGCGGTGGACGTGCCGTGGGGCGACGGCGTGCCGCCAGAGCAGGTGCATGACCGCCTCGCGGGCGACACCGCACACAGGTACCGCGCGCTGCTCGTGGTGCACAACGAAACGTCGACCGGCGTCACCTCCGACCTCGCCGCGATCCGCGCGGCCATCGACGCGACCCGGCATCCGGCGCTGCTGATGGTCGACCAGGTGAGCGCGCTCGGGAGCATCGACTCGCAGTTCGATGCGTGGAAGATCGACGTCGCGCTGACGGGCTCGCAGAAGGGGCTCATGCTGCCGCCCGGGATGGCGGTCCTCTGCGCCGGTCCGCGCGCCCTCGAGGCCGCGGAACGGGCCACGATGCCCCGCTACTTCTTCGATTGGCGGCCGGTGATCCGGGAGATGCGGCGCGGCTACTTCCCCTACACCCCGGCCACGCTCACCCTGTACGGGCTTCGCGAAGCGGTGCGGATGCTCTTGGAAGAAGGGCTGCCCAACGTCCTGGCGCGCCACCGCCGGCTAGCCGACGGGGTGCGGCGCGCCGTCGCCGCCTGGGGACTCGAAAACCTCTGCACGCGCCGGGAATGGTACTCGCAGAGCCTGACGGCGGTCGTCGTCCCCGACGGCGCGGATTCCGACGCGGTGGTCCGCGCCGCCACGGCGCGGCTCAACCTCTCCCTCGGCGTCGGCCTCGGCCGGCTGAAGGGCAAAATCTTCCGCATCGGCCATCTTGGCGCGCTCAACGAGCTCGAAGTCCTTGCCACCCTCGCCGGTGTCGAGCTGGCCTGCACGATGGCCGGCATTACGGTGCCGCTCGGCGCGGGCATCACCGCCTGCGAGCGGTTCTTTGCGGAGCAGTATGCCGCCGTGACCGCAGCGGCCGGGGCACGGCCGCCCTCCGTCTAG
- a CDS encoding sensor domain-containing diguanylate cyclase: protein MLAFLAGLATDLAAVLELPVLLRHIIRALHEALGFESCAVSLLEQRDGGDVLVVKTASGLRAEALGMVFPRGQGLMWEVMDTQAPVLVRDLHADPRLVRRDHGVRSGIYAPLVARNRSIGVLSAYKATPNAFAGPDLHLLTVVARYTASSVELSHLHDSLRVLADTDCLTGIANRRIFLERLQHEITRAERLSQPLSIALLDLDGFKSINDTYGHGAGDAFLVAVARTLSRGVRRTDLAARYGGDEFALLLPQTEQRGVSAVANGFLGVTIPDAGYNGQSVDLRFSWGGATWPKDGQTADQLLQMADTRLYRMKEQHGRLADAPASLPGA from the coding sequence TTGCTGGCGTTCCTCGCGGGGCTGGCCACCGACCTTGCCGCCGTGCTCGAACTGCCAGTGCTCCTCCGGCACATAATTCGGGCGCTGCACGAGGCGCTCGGCTTCGAGTCCTGCGCCGTCTCGCTGCTGGAGCAGCGCGACGGCGGGGACGTACTGGTCGTGAAGACCGCATCCGGCCTGCGCGCGGAGGCGTTGGGTATGGTGTTTCCGCGCGGGCAGGGGCTCATGTGGGAGGTCATGGACACGCAGGCCCCGGTGTTGGTCCGGGACCTCCACGCCGACCCGCGCCTCGTCCGAAGAGACCACGGCGTGCGGTCCGGGATCTATGCCCCGCTGGTGGCGCGCAATCGCTCGATCGGCGTGTTGAGCGCCTACAAGGCCACCCCGAATGCGTTCGCCGGACCCGACCTGCACCTGCTGACGGTAGTGGCCCGCTACACCGCGAGCTCGGTCGAACTCAGCCATCTGCACGATTCGCTGCGGGTCCTCGCCGATACGGACTGCCTCACCGGCATTGCGAACCGGCGGATCTTCCTGGAGCGGCTTCAGCACGAAATCACGCGGGCCGAGCGCTTGTCGCAACCGCTGAGCATCGCGCTCCTCGACCTCGACGGATTCAAGAGCATCAACGACACCTACGGGCACGGCGCCGGAGACGCGTTTCTCGTAGCCGTGGCGCGGACCCTCAGCCGCGGTGTGCGAAGGACCGATCTTGCCGCGCGCTACGGCGGGGACGAGTTCGCGCTCCTCCTGCCGCAGACGGAACAACGCGGCGTCAGCGCGGTGGCCAACGGATTCTTGGGCGTCACGATCCCGGACGCCGGATACAATGGCCAGAGCGTCGATCTGCGATTTTCCTGGGGCGGCGCGACCTGGCCGAAGGATGGTCAGACCGCGGATCAGTTGCTGCAGATGGCCGACACCCGGCTCTACCGCATGAAAGAACAGCACGGCCGGCTCGCCGACGCGCCCGCGTCGCTGCCGGGCGCGTAA
- a CDS encoding peptidyl-alpha-hydroxyglycine alpha-amidating lyase family protein gives MRVGAGEYTYEVQDNWGTLPDGWSYLEVSGVAVDRRDRLYVFNRGKHPVIVLDRDGVFLGSWGEGMFTRPHAATMAPDDTLWLVDDGDHTVRHCTLDGRVLLTIGTPNQPATKWSGEPFNRPTHVAIAADGSLYISDGYGNTRVHRFTADGRHLGSWGEPGTDPGQFNLPHNVGVDRHGRVYVADRENFRVQIFEPDGRFITQWNNLYRPCGLCVDRRGDGDLVYVGELCSSVSVSEGIRNLGARVQMFTTGGERVARIGAPLPGSGPGEFVAPHGVAVDSRGDFYVGEVSWTIRGRQLTPPRELRSLQKFVRVR, from the coding sequence ATGCGCGTTGGAGCGGGTGAATACACTTACGAGGTCCAGGACAACTGGGGCACGTTGCCCGACGGCTGGTCGTATCTCGAGGTCTCGGGCGTGGCGGTCGACCGGCGGGACCGCCTTTACGTCTTCAACCGCGGCAAGCATCCGGTGATCGTGCTCGACCGCGACGGCGTCTTCCTCGGTTCGTGGGGCGAAGGCATGTTCACGCGACCGCACGCCGCGACCATGGCGCCGGACGATACGCTCTGGCTCGTCGACGACGGCGACCATACGGTCAGGCACTGCACGCTCGACGGCAGGGTGTTGCTGACGATCGGCACGCCCAACCAGCCGGCCACGAAGTGGAGCGGCGAGCCGTTCAACCGCCCGACGCACGTCGCGATCGCCGCCGACGGCTCGCTCTACATCAGCGACGGCTACGGCAATACCCGCGTCCACCGGTTCACCGCCGACGGACGGCACCTCGGATCGTGGGGCGAGCCCGGCACCGATCCGGGTCAGTTCAACCTGCCGCACAACGTGGGCGTGGACCGCCACGGCCGGGTCTACGTCGCGGACCGCGAGAACTTTCGGGTCCAAATATTCGAGCCGGACGGCCGCTTCATCACCCAGTGGAACAACTTGTATCGTCCCTGCGGCCTCTGCGTCGACCGCCGGGGCGACGGGGACCTCGTCTACGTGGGCGAGTTGTGCTCGAGCGTCTCGGTGAGCGAGGGAATCCGCAACCTCGGCGCCCGCGTGCAGATGTTCACCACCGGCGGAGAGCGCGTGGCCCGGATCGGGGCGCCGCTGCCCGGCAGCGGGCCGGGCGAGTTCGTCGCGCCCCACGGGGTGGCCGTGGATTCGCGGGGGGATTTCTACGTCGGGGAAGTGTCCTGGACGATCCGCGGCCGGCAGCTGACGCCCCCGCGCGAGTTGCGCAGCCTGCAAAAATTCGTGCGGGTCCGGTAG
- a CDS encoding ABC transporter permease, whose protein sequence is MLVYLAGRLAALLPVLLVVAVVVFMLIHVTPGDPARVLLGQDATGEQVAALRHDLGLDRPLPMQFVLWLGRAVRGDLGLSFFLHLPVTTDIAEHAGPTTMLSLLGLGVALAIGIPIGIVSAVFRNSWLDQASLALAMLGAAVPSFWLGLSLIVLFAVDLGWLPSSGYRSPVAGLGASLHYLILPALALGLPNSSLIIRFTRSSLLDVLGNDYIRTASAKGLPRPRVVFRHALRNALVPILTVVGLTFAALMGGAVVTETVFSLPGIGQLVVSSVLRRDYPVIQGVILLVATIYVVVNLAVDVLYFVVDPRVRY, encoded by the coding sequence GTGCTGGTCTACCTCGCCGGCCGGCTCGCGGCGCTCCTGCCGGTGCTGCTGGTCGTCGCCGTCGTCGTGTTCATGCTGATCCACGTGACGCCGGGCGACCCGGCGCGCGTGCTGCTGGGACAGGATGCGACCGGGGAGCAGGTGGCGGCCCTCCGGCACGACCTTGGCCTCGACCGGCCCCTGCCGATGCAGTTTGTGCTATGGCTTGGCCGGGCGGTGCGCGGCGACCTCGGGCTGTCGTTCTTTCTGCACCTGCCGGTCACGACCGACATTGCCGAGCACGCCGGGCCGACGACGATGCTGTCGCTGCTCGGCCTCGGCGTGGCGCTCGCGATCGGCATTCCGATCGGGATCGTGTCGGCGGTGTTCCGCAACTCATGGCTCGACCAGGCGAGCCTGGCGTTGGCGATGCTCGGGGCCGCCGTGCCGAGCTTCTGGCTTGGGCTGTCGCTCATCGTGCTCTTCGCCGTGGATCTCGGCTGGCTGCCCTCGTCCGGCTATCGTTCTCCCGTCGCGGGGCTCGGCGCGAGTCTGCACTACCTGATTCTGCCCGCGCTCGCGCTCGGGCTCCCGAATTCCTCCCTCATCATCCGCTTCACGCGCAGCAGCCTCCTCGATGTGCTCGGCAATGACTATATCCGGACCGCGAGCGCGAAGGGGTTGCCGCGGCCCCGCGTGGTCTTCCGGCATGCGCTGCGAAACGCGCTGGTCCCCATCCTCACCGTCGTCGGCCTGACCTTTGCCGCGCTCATGGGCGGCGCCGTGGTCACCGAGACGGTCTTCAGCCTGCCGGGGATCGGCCAGCTCGTCGTCTCGTCGGTCCTCCGGCGCGATTACCCGGTGATCCAGGGCGTCATTCTGCTCGTCGCGACGATCTACGTCGTCGTCAACCTGGCCGTCGACGTGCTGTACTTCGTCGTCGATCCACGGGTGCGGTATTGA